From Merismopedia glauca CCAP 1448/3, the proteins below share one genomic window:
- a CDS encoding DUF2330 domain-containing protein → MKYWRILSSFLLAITICFSNMGNAWAFCGFYVSKADSKLYNQASQVVIARDGDRTILTMANDYQGDVKDFAIVVPVPVKIEKEQVKIGDPKVIERLDAFSAPRLVEYFDSNPCEPQVFYDRLPASAPLPAPAPIAREREGALGVTIEAKFNVGEYEILVLSAKQSDGLETWLKQNGYKLPRGASQLLQPYIKQKMKFFVAKVNLKEFDKSGSEFLRPLMIAYSSPKFMLPIRLGMMNSTNEQDLIVYVLSPKGQAEVTNYRTVKVPSGDEIPVYVKNEFGEFYKSMFQTSYNKEDKKVAFLEYAWNMSNCDPCSAEPLNEEELKKAGVFWLKPDASSQVFISRIHVRYTRDKFPEDLMFQETSNQESFQGRYVLRHAYTGETNCSAGREYRRGLKQRFEREAQTLAKLTGWNIRDIRKKLDLAEEASPPSDPFWKNIWGE, encoded by the coding sequence ATGAAATACTGGCGCATTTTAAGTAGTTTCTTGTTAGCTATTACGATTTGTTTTAGCAACATGGGAAACGCTTGGGCATTTTGTGGATTTTATGTATCTAAAGCTGACAGTAAGTTATATAATCAAGCATCACAGGTAGTAATTGCAAGGGATGGCGATCGCACCATCTTAACTATGGCAAATGATTACCAAGGAGACGTAAAAGATTTTGCCATAGTTGTACCAGTTCCTGTCAAAATAGAAAAGGAACAAGTTAAGATTGGCGATCCTAAAGTTATTGAACGTTTGGATGCATTTAGCGCACCTAGATTAGTCGAATATTTCGATTCTAATCCTTGCGAACCACAAGTATTCTACGATCGCCTACCAGCTTCTGCACCCCTTCCAGCACCAGCACCTATTGCTAGGGAAAGAGAGGGTGCTTTAGGAGTAACAATAGAAGCCAAATTCAACGTTGGAGAATACGAAATATTAGTCCTCAGCGCCAAACAATCCGACGGTTTAGAAACCTGGCTCAAACAAAACGGCTACAAACTTCCCAGAGGTGCAAGTCAACTATTGCAACCTTACATCAAACAAAAGATGAAATTCTTTGTCGCTAAAGTCAACCTCAAAGAATTTGATAAATCTGGCTCGGAGTTTTTACGTCCTTTAATGATAGCCTACTCTTCACCTAAGTTCATGTTACCAATTCGCTTAGGGATGATGAATTCAACTAACGAACAAGACTTAATTGTTTACGTACTTTCTCCCAAAGGACAAGCTGAAGTCACTAACTATCGCACAGTTAAAGTTCCTTCTGGAGACGAAATCCCAGTCTATGTAAAAAATGAGTTTGGTGAGTTCTATAAATCCATGTTCCAAACTTCTTATAACAAAGAAGATAAGAAAGTGGCATTCCTAGAATATGCTTGGAATATGAGTAACTGCGATCCTTGTTCAGCAGAACCTTTAAATGAGGAAGAACTTAAAAAGGCTGGTGTATTTTGGTTGAAGCCAGATGCTTCGAGTCAAGTATTTATTTCTCGGATTCATGTACGTTACACTCGCGATAAGTTTCCCGAAGATCTGATGTTTCAAGAGACATCAAATCAAGAGTCTTTTCAAGGTAGATATGTGTTGCGTCATGCGTATACGGGAGAAACTAATTGCTCAGCCGGAAGAGAGTATAGAAGAGGTTTGAAACAGAGATTTGAACGGGAAGCGCAGACTTTAGCTAAGTTGACTGGTTGGAATATTAGAGATATTCGGAAAAAGTTAGATTTAGCTGAAGAAGCCTCTCCTCCTAGCGATCCTTTCTGGAAGAATATTTGGGGGGAATAA